The proteins below are encoded in one region of Fibrella aestuarina BUZ 2:
- a CDS encoding efflux RND transporter periplasmic adaptor subunit — protein MTAFRALTTACRLGLMIYLLTACGSEKTRNGPELAAAATDSSAKEPTETGEVLVSLTQAQYNMAGIQLGQPTSRALSTVLKANGQIDVPASNLVSVSVPFGGYIRKIDLEPGQRVRKGQTLVVLENPDYIQLQQEYLDTKAKLDYADLDYARQEELSRENVSALKTFQQTRSNRQSLQAQLAAAAQRLSMLGISPTQLTPARLTRTVSVPAPASGYITNVPVNTGRFVNPADVLVEITNVEHLHVRLNIFEKDINQIRLGQAVRFGMGGDAAPVHRADVFLIGKSLAPDRTIPVLAHPDELKPVFIPGGYVSAQIDVKTQSVPTLPETAVIGFGGKSYVYVLDRKDGQPTVYQFRQVEVRTGVREAGYVAVSLPATIDPARTPVVLAGGYSLLSKLNNSEEE, from the coding sequence ATGACTGCTTTTCGTGCCCTGACTACCGCCTGTCGGCTTGGGCTGATGATCTATTTACTGACCGCCTGTGGTTCCGAGAAAACACGGAATGGTCCCGAACTGGCCGCGGCGGCCACCGACTCCTCGGCAAAGGAGCCGACCGAAACCGGTGAGGTGCTGGTGTCGCTCACGCAGGCGCAATACAACATGGCGGGTATTCAGTTGGGGCAGCCAACGAGCCGGGCGCTGAGCACCGTGCTGAAAGCCAATGGGCAGATCGACGTACCGGCCTCCAACCTGGTGTCGGTGTCGGTACCGTTTGGCGGGTACATCCGCAAGATCGACCTTGAGCCGGGGCAACGGGTGCGCAAAGGGCAGACGCTGGTGGTCCTCGAAAACCCCGACTACATTCAGTTGCAGCAGGAGTACCTCGACACCAAAGCCAAACTGGACTACGCCGACCTCGACTACGCCCGGCAGGAAGAACTGAGCCGCGAGAATGTGAGCGCGCTTAAAACCTTCCAGCAAACGCGCTCGAACCGGCAGAGCCTGCAGGCACAACTGGCCGCCGCCGCCCAACGACTGAGTATGCTGGGCATTAGCCCCACGCAGCTAACCCCCGCCCGCCTGACGCGCACCGTCAGCGTACCCGCGCCGGCGTCGGGCTACATCACCAACGTACCTGTGAATACGGGGCGATTCGTGAATCCGGCGGATGTGCTCGTGGAAATCACCAACGTCGAACACCTGCACGTTCGGCTCAATATCTTTGAGAAGGACATCAATCAGATCCGGCTGGGACAGGCTGTGCGGTTTGGCATGGGAGGCGACGCTGCCCCCGTGCACCGGGCCGATGTGTTTCTGATCGGGAAATCGCTCGCGCCCGACCGTACCATTCCCGTGCTGGCTCACCCCGACGAATTAAAGCCCGTTTTTATCCCCGGCGGGTACGTGTCGGCACAGATCGACGTGAAGACGCAGTCGGTCCCAACGCTGCCCGAAACGGCCGTCATTGGTTTTGGCGGCAAGTCGTACGTGTATGTGCTCGACCGGAAAGACGGGCAACCCACGGTGTATCAGTTTCGGCAGGTGGAAGTGCGCACGGGCGTCCGCGAAGCTGGGTACGTGGCCGTGTCATTGCCCGCTACGATTGATCCAGCCCGAACGCCGGTTGTGTTGGCGGGAGGCTATAGCTTACTCAGCAAACTGAACAATAGCGAAGAGGAGTAA
- a CDS encoding NAD(P)/FAD-dependent oxidoreductase has translation MLKFDKLSLNIPDTNKPRVVVIGGGFGGINLVKGLKNKGFQIVMFDKQNYHGFWPLLYQVATAGLEPDAIAEPLRKLFDEEYDDFHFRLVRVTGVDPAAKTVKTLIGELKYDHLVIATGSRSNFFGNDTIKNNSFPLKTIPDALNLRSQLLQSFEQASIIKDPVMRQSLLNFVIVGGGPTGVELAGSLAEMRKHVLPNDYPGLDFSKMNIYLVEGLDRVLPPMSPESAAKTQGYLDELGVVTKVKTLVDSYDGDTVTFKNGETIPTQTLIWAAGVAGATIEGLPAESVEKGRYLVDEYNRVKGVEGVYAVGDVALMKTEKWPNGHPGVAQPAIQQGEHLATNLTLLQRGGQLRPFDYFDKGSLAIIGRVRAVADLPKKLHLSGFIAWMAWLFVHIWYLIGFRSKLVVLSNWLYRLFTYDRGTRLIIRPFVRKADKEGQEFAIRNSGEVVTDQPTL, from the coding sequence ATGCTGAAGTTTGATAAATTATCACTGAATATACCGGATACCAATAAACCCCGCGTCGTTGTGATCGGCGGCGGTTTTGGGGGTATCAACTTAGTTAAAGGGCTGAAAAATAAGGGCTTCCAGATCGTGATGTTCGATAAGCAGAACTATCACGGCTTCTGGCCGCTGCTCTATCAGGTAGCCACGGCCGGCCTCGAACCCGACGCCATTGCCGAGCCGCTCCGTAAACTCTTCGACGAAGAGTACGACGACTTTCATTTTCGGCTCGTGCGCGTGACGGGCGTAGACCCAGCCGCCAAAACGGTCAAGACACTCATCGGCGAGCTGAAATACGATCACCTGGTGATTGCCACGGGCTCACGGTCCAATTTCTTCGGGAACGATACGATCAAGAACAATTCGTTTCCACTTAAGACCATCCCCGACGCGCTCAACCTGCGGAGTCAGCTGCTGCAATCCTTCGAGCAGGCGAGCATCATCAAAGATCCGGTGATGCGGCAGAGCCTGCTCAACTTCGTGATTGTAGGCGGTGGCCCAACGGGCGTCGAGCTGGCGGGCTCACTAGCCGAAATGCGGAAACACGTGCTGCCCAACGATTATCCGGGGCTGGATTTCAGCAAGATGAATATCTACCTCGTTGAAGGGCTCGATCGGGTGTTGCCCCCGATGTCGCCCGAATCGGCGGCCAAAACGCAGGGTTACCTCGATGAACTGGGCGTGGTCACGAAAGTGAAAACCCTGGTCGATTCGTATGATGGCGACACCGTTACGTTCAAAAATGGCGAAACCATCCCGACGCAGACGCTTATCTGGGCGGCGGGGGTAGCGGGCGCCACCATTGAAGGCCTACCCGCCGAATCGGTCGAGAAAGGCCGGTACCTGGTCGACGAGTACAACCGCGTTAAAGGCGTCGAGGGGGTATATGCGGTGGGCGACGTGGCACTGATGAAAACCGAGAAATGGCCCAACGGGCACCCCGGTGTGGCGCAACCGGCTATTCAGCAGGGCGAACACCTGGCCACCAACCTGACGTTGCTTCAGCGGGGCGGTCAGCTTCGTCCGTTCGACTATTTCGACAAAGGGTCGCTGGCTATTATCGGTCGTGTGCGGGCGGTAGCCGATCTGCCCAAAAAGCTGCACCTGAGTGGCTTCATTGCCTGGATGGCCTGGCTATTTGTGCACATCTGGTACCTCATCGGCTTCCGTAGCAAGCTGGTCGTGCTCAGCAACTGGCTCTATCGCCTATTTACCTACGACCGGGGTACGCGCCTGATCATCCGGCCGTTTGTTCGGAAGGCCGATAAGGAAGGGCAGGAGTTTGCCATCCGCAACAGCGGTGAAGTCGTTACCGATCAGCCCACGTTGTAA
- a CDS encoding LEA type 2 family protein, giving the protein MKKGLLITLGILLLLGIGGYIYYTNLKQKARSEDGAYDGTLKPRLELSRFDFTDISDDAIQMNMYLLIDNPLPVGFKARRVDYSFFIDNEEVVKDSYDKVVEVKSQDSTLIALPAKLLAAKMTRVLKRLEAQGVDSTDYRLRTTFDLDVPIAGERTFTVSQSLRGPTYYIPKIEVKDIDLGKFGLKKTDVAATISCTNKNKFPYNITDARYTVTINGKEIAQGVQAEPILIKAQGTTPFVLPVTVKPGQTLGLLPKMLFDKKDTPVEIAFSCKILDKNNDPMFKNSQFVTTIRGTLAELMKKQ; this is encoded by the coding sequence ATGAAAAAAGGCTTATTGATTACGCTGGGCATTTTGCTCCTGCTCGGTATTGGCGGCTATATCTATTATACCAACCTCAAGCAAAAGGCCCGATCTGAGGATGGAGCCTACGATGGCACACTCAAACCCCGGCTCGAACTGAGTCGCTTTGATTTCACCGACATCAGCGACGACGCCATCCAGATGAACATGTACCTGCTCATCGACAATCCGCTGCCGGTCGGTTTCAAGGCACGGCGTGTCGATTACAGCTTTTTCATCGACAATGAAGAGGTCGTGAAAGACAGCTACGATAAGGTAGTGGAGGTAAAATCGCAGGATAGCACGCTGATAGCGTTACCGGCCAAGCTGCTGGCGGCGAAGATGACGCGCGTATTGAAACGGCTGGAAGCCCAGGGCGTCGACAGCACGGACTACCGCCTGCGCACTACCTTCGACCTCGACGTACCCATCGCGGGCGAACGGACTTTCACGGTATCGCAGTCGCTGCGAGGACCGACCTATTACATCCCGAAGATTGAGGTCAAAGACATTGATCTGGGCAAATTCGGGCTGAAGAAAACCGACGTGGCCGCAACGATATCGTGCACCAACAAGAACAAGTTTCCGTATAACATCACCGATGCCCGCTACACCGTTACGATCAACGGGAAGGAGATTGCGCAGGGCGTGCAGGCTGAACCCATCCTGATCAAAGCGCAGGGCACCACGCCCTTTGTGTTGCCCGTGACGGTGAAGCCCGGCCAAACGCTGGGGTTGTTGCCCAAGATGTTGTTCGACAAGAAGGATACGCCCGTTGAGATTGCGTTTAGCTGCAAAATTCTCGATAAGAACAACGATCCTATGTTCAAGAATAGCCAGTTCGTCACCACCATCCGGGGTACGTTGGCCGAACTTATGAAGAAGCAGTAA
- the rny gene encoding ribonuclease Y, whose amino-acid sequence MTTTNILLMFLSDLLALGIGVFVGRKLLHKTFSGKQQEAEAKAADIIKNAELQAETIKKDRMLEAKEKYLKLKAEFEEQSNQKRGLLQQNEAKLKQREQQLMQQADQQRNREGELNQLKNEINQQKSALTQQTEALNRRAADVDRRQVEADKMLAEQVSQLEKIAGLSAEQAREQLVETLKAEAETRASSYVKNIVEEAKLTATKEAKKVVIETIQRTATEHAIENCVSVFNIESDDVKGKVIGREGRNIRTLEAATGVEIIVDDTPEAIIISGFDPVRREVARLSLHRLVQDGRIHPARIEEIVAKTRKNIEDEIVEIGERTVIDLGIHGLHPELIKMIGRMRFRSSYGQNLLQHSREVAKLCATMAAELGLNAKLAKRAGLLHDIGKVWPEEAELPHALLGMELAKKYKENPEVVNAIGAHHDEIEMTSMISPIVQVCDAISGSRPGARREMMESYIKRLKELEELATNFQGVTKCYAIQAGRELRVMVDAERVTDDRAGALSFEISQKIEKEMQYPGQIKVTVIREMRSVAYAK is encoded by the coding sequence ATGACGACAACTAACATATTGCTGATGTTCCTGAGCGATTTGCTTGCGCTGGGCATCGGTGTTTTTGTGGGCCGGAAACTGCTTCACAAAACCTTCAGCGGCAAACAGCAGGAAGCTGAAGCCAAAGCCGCCGACATCATCAAGAATGCCGAGTTGCAGGCCGAGACGATCAAGAAGGATCGGATGCTCGAAGCCAAAGAGAAATACCTCAAGCTCAAAGCCGAATTTGAAGAGCAGAGCAACCAGAAACGGGGTTTGTTGCAGCAAAACGAGGCCAAACTAAAGCAACGCGAGCAGCAGCTCATGCAACAGGCCGATCAGCAGCGTAACCGCGAAGGCGAACTGAATCAGCTCAAAAACGAGATCAATCAACAGAAAAGTGCGCTGACGCAGCAGACCGAAGCCCTTAACCGCCGCGCCGCCGACGTGGATCGCCGACAGGTTGAGGCCGACAAAATGCTGGCCGAACAGGTGTCTCAACTGGAGAAAATTGCCGGGCTATCCGCCGAGCAGGCCCGCGAGCAACTGGTCGAAACCCTGAAAGCCGAAGCTGAAACGCGCGCATCGTCGTACGTCAAGAACATCGTCGAGGAAGCCAAGCTGACGGCGACCAAAGAGGCGAAGAAGGTGGTGATCGAGACCATTCAGCGCACCGCTACCGAGCATGCCATCGAAAACTGCGTATCGGTGTTCAACATCGAATCCGACGACGTGAAAGGCAAGGTAATCGGGCGGGAAGGGCGCAATATCCGCACGCTGGAAGCTGCCACGGGCGTCGAAATCATCGTCGACGATACGCCGGAAGCGATCATTATTTCGGGCTTCGATCCGGTTCGGCGCGAAGTGGCCCGGCTCTCGCTGCACCGCCTCGTGCAGGATGGGCGCATTCACCCCGCCCGCATCGAGGAAATCGTGGCCAAGACCCGCAAGAACATCGAAGACGAGATTGTGGAGATTGGCGAACGTACGGTAATCGACCTGGGCATTCACGGCCTGCACCCCGAGTTGATCAAGATGATCGGTCGGATGCGCTTCCGGTCGAGCTACGGGCAGAACCTGTTGCAACACTCACGCGAAGTGGCCAAACTCTGCGCCACGATGGCCGCCGAGTTGGGCCTCAACGCCAAGCTTGCCAAACGCGCCGGTCTTCTGCACGACATTGGTAAAGTGTGGCCTGAAGAAGCTGAACTGCCCCACGCCCTGCTGGGTATGGAGCTGGCCAAAAAGTACAAGGAGAACCCCGAGGTCGTCAACGCCATTGGTGCTCACCACGACGAGATCGAGATGACGAGCATGATTTCGCCCATCGTACAGGTCTGTGACGCCATTTCGGGTTCGCGCCCCGGCGCCCGCCGCGAGATGATGGAGTCGTACATCAAACGCCTGAAAGAACTCGAGGAACTCGCCACCAACTTCCAGGGCGTAACCAAGTGCTACGCCATTCAGGCGGGCCGCGAGTTGCGCGTGATGGTCGATGCCGAGCGCGTCACCGACGACCGGGCGGGTGCGCTGTCGTTCGAGATTTCGCAGAAGATCGAGAAAGAGATGCAGTACCCCGGCCAGATCAAGGTCACGGTCATCCGCGAAATGCGCTCGGTGGCCTACGCCAAGTAG
- a CDS encoding cell division protein ZapA, which translates to MEELLSIHLKIADRDYTFKSPPEEETMLREAWRLIRDRVEVHRNRGMRDTQDVMALIAIECLVTSLKSDEQSRQLQNRVYDKVAKLNQLVISTLA; encoded by the coding sequence ATGGAAGAACTGCTATCCATACACCTGAAAATCGCCGACCGCGATTACACCTTCAAGTCGCCACCTGAAGAGGAAACCATGCTGCGCGAAGCCTGGCGGCTCATCCGCGACCGAGTGGAGGTGCATCGCAACCGGGGTATGCGCGATACGCAGGACGTAATGGCCCTGATTGCCATCGAATGTCTGGTGACCAGTCTGAAGTCAGACGAACAGTCGCGGCAGTTACAGAATCGGGTTTATGACAAAGTTGCCAAGCTAAATCAGTTGGTCATTTCCACGCTGGCGTGA